Part of the Zingiber officinale cultivar Zhangliang chromosome 6A, Zo_v1.1, whole genome shotgun sequence genome, tgcgcccgcCGTCTGTGCTACGCCTTGGGGGCGGGACCATCACTCTCCACCAATGATAGAGAATGGCTCATCCTCTAGTCCGCATTTTACGGACTAGAAGATCTGAGTTGATATTTAGTACATATTAACTTGTAATTtattttggttttaaatttttaatataaatagatATGCACGCACACGAGAAGAATGCAGCGAAATCATTTCATCATGGCGTCATTAATGTGCCTGATTTACTTGATATTGCTCTTCTCTCTTTTGCTTTGTTCAATTGAAGGAAGAAACAATATTCCCTTGACTGAGGAAGAAGAGCTGGAGATAGAGAAAGAACTCCAAAGCCTCAACAAACCCCCGGTCAAAACCCTAAAGGTATATCAGTTCTCTTCATTTTGATAATATTATTTGCCATATTCACGATATATataattgtgttttttttatgtttactTCGCTGCTGCAGTCCTTCACTGGGGATCTTTTTGACTGCATCGAAATGTACAAACAACCTGCATTCGATAATCCTGTTCTGAAAAATCATAAGCTACAGGTATTTAATTATACACATGATTTTTTACACTAGCCAACAAAATAGATttacttaattaatttatatatgtgTGTTTGCAGATACGACCAAGTTTTCTAACGAAGAGCAATGTGACTATGGATGAAAAATTTAAACCACCTATAGATCCAGGCTTCAACGATACTTGCCCTCCAGGAACTGTTATCATTCGACGAACTCGAAAAGAAGAACTAATCATGGCTAAAGAACTACCCAAATACTTCAGGAACTATGGCTCTAGTTATGGTGTTCTTGATTCTTCAGACAGGAGTTATGTAAGTAGAAAAAACTCACAAATATCATCACAAAAGTAGAGTTCCAGCAGTTAAttccttaattaaattaattgaatgatAATCCTGTTGAATTTGTGAGTGCAGTTTGCGGTAATGCAGAGCCGGAAAGCTAAATTCCATGGCTTTGAATCTAGTATCTCTACGTGGGCACTCCCAAATGTGGGGCCAGATCAATCCACTGCAAATCAAGTATGGATGGTGGGAGACCTCGATGGTCCTCAAGAAAACCTGAATACTATTGAAACCGGATGGCACGTAAGTTACCTTGATATACATTCATATGCAtgcatgtatatatatttttcatgtaATTAATTTCTCTTTTTTTATTGTTTCAGGTTAATCCTAAGCTATATGACGATAAGTTTACTCGTTTTTTCACTTATTATACAGTAAGTAATATACTCTAAAAACAACTAAACTACGTCTTTTTTAAGTGTTTAAGTATATACCTCAAACTTGATAATGTATATATTTAGATCGACAATCACAAGACGGGCTGCATGAACTTACTTTGCAAAGGATTCATACA contains:
- the LOC121995430 gene encoding uncharacterized protein LOC121995430, translated to MASLMCLIYLILLFSLLLCSIEGRNNIPLTEEEELEIEKELQSLNKPPVKTLKSFTGDLFDCIEMYKQPAFDNPVLKNHKLQIRPSFLTKSNVTMDEKFKPPIDPGFNDTCPPGTVIIRRTRKEELIMAKELPKYFRNYGSSYGVLDSSDRSYFAVMQSRKAKFHGFESSISTWALPNVGPDQSTANQVWMVGDLDGPQENLNTIETGWHVNPKLYDDKFTRFFTYYTIDNHKTGCMNLLCKGFIQVSAIFGPGHAFIGSDLSTYGGKQAYFSFEIRKDPELGHWWLSTADENLGYWPKEVLPSLDVAKAIDFGGVVYSPNNEGSPPMGSGYFAEEGIGKSSYFMSVMFRGDDQRAFIPGTNWARSKQNADDEYYQIIGPNPTSGPWNVAYGGPGGLFNTSG